The Anopheles coluzzii chromosome 2, AcolN3, whole genome shotgun sequence genome window below encodes:
- the LOC120947853 gene encoding transitional endoplasmic reticulum ATPase TER94, translated as MADSKNDDLATAILKRKDRPNRLIVDEAANDDNSVISLSQAKMDELELFRGDTVLLKGKRRKETVCIVLSDENCPDEKIRMNRVVRNNLRVWLGDVVMIQSCPDVKYGKRVHILPIDDTVEGLSGNLFDVYLKPYFLEAYRPIHKDDTFIVRGGMRAVEFKVVAADPEPYCIVAPETVIHCEGNPIKREEEEETLNAVGYDDIGGCRKQLAQIKEMVELPLRHPSLFKAIGVKPPRGILMYGPPGTGKTLIARAVANETGAFFFLINGPEIMSKLAGESESNLRKAFEEAEKNSPAIIFIDEIDAIAPKREKTHGEVERRIVSQLLTLMDGMKKSSHVIVMAATNRPNSIDPALRRFGRFDREIDIGIPDATGRLEVLRIHTKNMKLADDVDLEQIAAESHGHVGADLASLCSEAALQQIREKMDLIDLEDDQIDAEVLNSLAVSMENFRYAMTKSSPSALRETVVEVPNTTWTDIGGLENVKRELQELVQYPVEHPDKFLKFGMQPSRGVLFYGPPGCGKTLLAKAIANECQANFISVKGPELLTMWFGESEANVRDIFDKARSASPCVLFFDELDSIAKSRGGNVGDAGGAADRVINQILTEMDGMGAKKNVFIIGATNRPDIIDPAILRPGRLDQLIYIPLPDEKSREAILRANLRKSPVAEDVDLNYVAKVTQGFSGADLTEICQRACKLAIRQAIEAEIRRERDRAASQNAAMDMDEEDPVPEITRDHFEEAMKFARRSVSDNDIRKYEMFAQTLQQSRGFGTNFRFPSGQGASSSQGQGSSQPTSNNPGDNGDDDLYS; from the exons ATGGCCGACAGCAAGAA CGATGATTTGGCAACTGCCATCCTGAAGCGCAAGGATCGCCCGAACCGCTTGATCGTCGACGAAGCCGCTAACGATGACAACTCGGTTATTTCGTTGTCACAG gCAAAAATGGACGAGCTGGAGCTGTTCCGCGGCGACACGGTACTGCTGAAGGGCAAGCGCCGGAAAGAGACGGTCTGCATCGTCCTGTCGGACGAGAACTGCCCGGACGAGAAGATCCGCATGAACCGGGTGGTGCGCAACAATCTGCGCGTCTGGCTCGGCGACGTGGTGATGATCCAGTCCTGCCCGGACGTCAAGTACGGCAAGCGCGTCCACATCCTGCCGATCGACGACACGGTCGAGGGTCTGTCGGGCAACCTGTTCGACGTGTACCTGAAGCCGTACTTCCTGGAGGCGTACCGGCCCATCCACAAGGACGACACGTTCATCGTGCGCGGCGGCATGCGGGCGGTCGAGTTTAAGGTGGTCGCGGCCGATCCGGAGCCGTACTGCATCGTCGCACCGGAGACGGTGATACACTGCGAGGGCAATCCGATCAAgcgcgaggaggaggaggaaacgCTGAACGCGGTCGGGTACGACGACATCGGCGGATGCCGCAAGCAGCTGGCGCAGATCAAGGAGATGGTCGAGCTGCCGCTGCGCCATCCGTCGCTGTTCAAGGCGATCGGTGTGAAGCCGCCGCGCGGCATTCTCATGTACGGTCCGCCCGGTACGGGCAAAACGTTGATCGCGCGTGCGGTCGCGAACGAAACCGGTGCGTTCTTCTTCCTGATCAATGGGCCGGAAATTATGTCCAAGCTGGCGGGCGAGTCGGAGTCCAATCTGCGCAAAGCGTTCGAGGAGGCGGAGAAGAACTCGCCGGCGATCATCTTCATCGACGAGATCGACGCGATTGCGCCGAAGCGCGAGAAGACGCACGGTGAGGTGGAGCGGCGCATCGTATCGCAGCTGCTCACGCTGATGGACGGCATGAAGAAGAGCTCGCACGTGATCGTGATGGCGGCCACGAATCGGCCCAACTCGATCGACCCGGCCCTGCGTCGGTTCGGACGCTTCGATCGCGAAATCGACATCGGCATTCCGGATGCGACCGGCCGGCTGGAGGTGCTGCGCATCCACACCAAAAACATGAAGCTGGCGGACGACGTCGACCTGGAGCAAATTGCGGCCGAATCGCACGGTCACGTCGGGGCCGATCTGGCGTCGCTCTGCTCGGAGGCGGCGCTGCAGCAGATCCGCGAGAAGATGGACCTGATCGACCTGGAGGACGACCAGATCGACGCGGAGGTGCTGAACTCGCTGGCCGTCTCGATGGAGAACTTCCGCTACGCGATGACCAAGTCGAGCCCGTCGGCGCTGCGCGAAACCGTGGTCGAGGTGCCGAACACGACCTGGACCGACATCGGCGGACTGGAGAACGTGAAGCGCGAGCTGCAGGAGCTGGTCCAGTACCCGGTCGAGCATCCGGACAAGTTCCTCAAGTTCGGCATGCAGCCGTCGCGCGGCGTGCTGTTCTACGGGCCGCCCGGTTGCGGTAAGACGCTGCTCGCCAAGGCCATCGCCAACGAGTGCCAGGCGAACTTCATCTCGGTCAAGGGCCCGGAGCTGCTGACCATGTGGTTCGGCGAGTCGGAGGCGAACGTGCGCGACATCTTCGACAAGGCCCGTTCCGCGTCGCCGTGCGTGCTGTTCTTCGACGAGCTGGACAGCATCGCAAAGTCGCGCGGTGGCAATGTGGGCGATGCGGGCGGTGCGGCCGACCGCGTCATCAACCAGATCCTGACCGAGATGGACGGCATGGGGGCGAAGAAGAACGTGTTCATCATCGGGGCGACCAACCGGCCGGACATCATCGATCCCGCCATCCTGCGCCCGGGCCGTCTGGATCAGCTGATCTACATTCCGCTGCCGGACGAGAAGTCGCGCGAGGCGATTCTGCGCGCCAACCTGCGCAAGAGCCCGGTCGCGGAGGACGTGGACCTGAACTACGTCGCGAAGGTGACGCAGGGCTTCTCCGGTGCCGATCTGACGGAAATCTGCCAGCGGGCCTGTAAGCTGGCCATTCGTCAGGCGATCGAGGCGGAAATTCGCCGCGAGCGGGACCGTGCCGCCAGCCAGAACGCGGCAATGGAT ATGGATGAGGAAGATCCGGTGCCGGAAATTACGCGCGACCATTTCGAGGAAGCGATGAAGTTTGCCCGCCGTTCGGTGTCCGACAACGACATCCGCAAGTACGAAATGTTTGCCCAAACGCTGCAGCAATCTCGTGGATTCGGTACTAACTtccg ATTCCCCTCGGGACAGGGCGCCTCCAGCTCGCAGGGCCAGGGTTCGTCGCAACCGACGAGCAATAATCCCGGCGACAACGGTGACGACGATCTCTACAGTTAG
- the LOC120951990 gene encoding pleiotropic regulator 1 — translation MEEVQRHSVHTLVFRSLKRTHDFFVANQSLLPEIDETLEKLKYNIKARDTYGLVFDRAAKAKALAAKRGDSDRIEGQHGGKDGVLAITAAGEQEGSAPDGTNGQMALVPASTPTPQAASNAVQILPKKAPTIPKPKWHAPWKLCRVISGHLGWVRCVAVEPGNEWFATGAADRVIKIWDLASGKLKLSLTGHVSTVRALAVSPRHPYLFSCGEDRQVKCWDLEYNKVIRHYHGHLSAVYTMSLHPTIDVLVTAGRDSTARVWDMRTKANIHTLTGHTNTVASVVTQAANPQIITGSHDSTVRLWDLAAGKSMCTLTNHKKSVRAIVLHPSLYMFASASPDNIKQWRCPEGNFIQNLGGHNSIVNCMAVNPEGVLVSGGDNGTMFFWDWRTGYNFQRFQAAVQPGSMDSEAGIFSMTFDQSGSRLITTEADKTIKIYKEDDEATEESHPINWRPEIIKRRKY, via the exons ATGGAGGAAGTTCAGCGTCACTCGGTGCACACGTTGGTGTTCCGTTCGTTAAAGCGTACGCATGATTTTTTCGTCGCCAACCAATCGCTGCTGCCGGAGATCGACGAAACACT tgaAAAGTTGAAATACAACATTAAAGCTCGGGACACGTATGGGTTGGTTTTCGACCGTGCGGCCAAGGCAAAAGCGCTGGCAGCGAAGCGGGGCGATAGTGACCGGATCGAGGGACAGCATGGCGGCAAGGATGGCG TGTTGGCAATAACAGCCGCCGGCGAACAGGAAGGAAGCGCACCGGATGGTACAAATGGTCAGATGGCGCTGGTTCCTGCCTCTACCCCGACACCCCAGGCTGCCTCCAACGCGGTGCAAATACTGCCAAAGAAAGCGCCCACCATCCCGAAACCGAAATGGCACGCCCCGTGGAAGCTGTGCCGCGTCATTTCGGGCCATCTGGGCTGGGTGCGTTGCGTTGCGGTGGAGCCGGGCAACGAGTGGTTCGCTACGGGTGCCGCCGATCGGGTGATTAAAATTTGGGACCTGGCCAGCGGCAAGCTGAAGCTCTCGCTTACCGGCCACGTCAGCACGGTGCGGGCGCTGGCGGTAAGCCCGCGGCATCCGTACCTGTTCAGCTGCGGCGAGGACCGGCAGGTGAAGTGCTGGGACCTGGAGTACAACAAGGTGATCCGGCACTACCACGGCCACCTGTCGGCGGTCTACACGATGTCGCTGCATCCGACGATCGACGTGCTGGTGACGGCCGGGCGCGATTCAACGGCGCGCGTGTGGGACATGCGCACCAAGGCCAACATCCACACGCTGACCGGGCACACGAACACGGTCGCGAGCGTGGTAACGCAGGCGGCCAATCCGCAGATCATCACCGGCAGCCACGACTCGACCGTGCGGCTGTGGGATCTGGCCGCCGGCAAGAGCATGTGCACGCTGACCAACCACAAGAAGAGCGTGCGTGCGATCGTGCTGCATCCGTCGCTGTACATGTTTGCGTCGGCCTCGCCGGACAACATCAAGCAGTGGCGCTGCCCGGAGGGCAACTTCATCCAGAACCTGGGCGGCCACAACTCGATCGTGAACTGTATGGCGGTCAATCCGGAGGGGGTGCTGGTGTCGGGCGGCGACAATGGTACAATGTTTTTCTGGGACTGGCGCACCGGGTACAACTTCCAGCGCTTCCAGGCGGCGGTCCAGCCGGGCTCGATGGACAGCGAGGCGGGCATTTTCTCGATGACGTTCGACCAGTCCGGCTCGCGGCTGATCACGACCGAGGCGGACAAGACGATCAAGATCTACAAGGAGGACGACGAGGCGACGGAGGAGTCGCATCCGATCAACTGGCGGCCGGAAATTATTAAGCGTAGAAAGTATTAA
- the LOC120949567 gene encoding gamma-soluble NSF attachment protein, whose protein sequence is MSSKIEEAQEHIRQAEKCLKTSLLKWRPDFDNAAEEYNKAATCFRNAKSLDQCRDCLMKSADCHRQNRALFHAAKCLDQAILICKEMNNLGDIRKLAERACNLYQQHGSPESGATVLDKAAKILEQTHPEDALQLYKQAVDVVTIEDSTRQGAEYASKVARIMVKLGMYDQAADAIRREIGLHQQVGSEGAIGRLAVALVLVQLARGDYVAAEKAFKEWGNCCDAAEVQTLESLLQAYDDEDPELAQRALSSPFIRHMDVEYARLARDLPLPKGVSIAPKANVIENAAASYVSPNSGAAGDAAAKPAAGPAGGDDEDEGGLC, encoded by the exons ATGTCGAGCAAAATCGAAGAAGCTCAGGAGCACATCCGACAAGCTGAGAAATG CTTGAAAACATCGCTCCTGAAATGGAGACCCGATTTCGACAATGCGGCCGAGGAGTACAACAAAGCAG CCACCTGCTTCCGGAACGCAAAGTCGCTGGACCAGTGCCGCGACTGTCTGATGAAATCCGCCGACTGTCACCGCCAGAACCGTGCCCTGTTCCACGCGGCCAAGTGTCTCGATCAGGCGATACTGATCTGCAAGGAAATGAACAATCTCGGCGacatacgcaagctggcggagcGGGCGTGCAATCTCTACCAGCAGCACGGTTCGCCCGAATCGGGCGCCACCGTGCTGGACAAGGCGGCAAAGATACTGGAGCAGACGCACCCGGAAGACGCGCTGCAGCTGTACAAGCAGGCCGTCGACGTGGTTACG ATCGAAGACTCAACGCGCCAGGGCGCCGAATACGCTAGCAAGGTGGCTCGCATCATGGTGAAGCTCGGCATGTACGATCAGGCGGCGGACGCTATACGGCGCGAAATCGGGCTGCACCAGCAGGTCGGTTCGGAGGGTGCCATCGGCCGGCTAGCAGTGGcactggtgctggtgcagctCGCCCGTGGCGATTATGTGGCGGCGGAGAAAGCGTTCAAGGAGTGGGGCAACTGTTGCGATGCAGCCGAAGTGCAAACGCTGGAATCGTTGCTACAG GCGTACGATGATGAGGATCCGGAACTAGCCCAGCGAGCCCTGTCGTCACCGTTCATCCGGCACATGGATGTGGAGTATGCGCGGCTGGCGCGGGATTTACCCCTCCCCAAGGGCGTCTCGATTGCACCGAAAGCGAACGTCATCGAGAATGCGGCCGCTTCGTACGTTTCCCCCAACAGTGGTGCCGCGGGTGAT GCGGCGGCAAAACCGGCAGCTGGACCTGCTGGTGGCGACGATGAGGACGAGGGTGgcttgtgttag